The Marinilongibacter aquaticus genome has a window encoding:
- the cas3 gene encoding CRISPR-associated helicase Cas3': MQDLAKSSGLTLEEHTGNVISEGQRIVESYPFVMEKYQSITNQNLAKRLEGACKFHDVGKSHRRWQTACQKDYQVFLDWQKENGGYFNDFQKAIKNTGQHLMNAHIRHEISSVVKCQNLPNPILSAIAAHHGKLSKQHESKWLDDKWKIEGSKKVWDKFASLSNDYVLKAAFRFREVLQRHYEFAGVRGLLQLADVRASISENGGFIPEFKWFEYNFPKDWAKRPVQQIAEENWQDDLLLIRAPTGAGKTAASLLWANQQIQNNRADRLIIAMPTRFTSNALAISVKDDLSETGLYHSSAWFKEFHEKSKESKEAKHEAKMLHEFARKLLTPVTVCTIDHLLMCLTLSREDHHSIAFNLAHSCVVIDEADFYDDFTQANILVLLEALNEWKVPVMIMSASLPASSLKMYQSTGYKAHEIKEDTSDNTRHRCEVKSIQKYEKVEELSKLLIKCKEQPAIIYANTVAKAINFYDWFKKNTKIEPMLYHSRFTEPDKLKKEKVLIDNLGKKAWENGTANGVAILTQIGEMSINISADLMISDVCPIDRLVQRAGRLCRFDKKKIGNLHVIIPYQTKKEERNIYPAPYGTMEKRTWVISPALEKTIDLLKLQPYSAQDFVDFINVVYEKLDDFSLRAKDNAKLLKLQFARNWIVLPEANSEVDDTETVFWKSRDIRNNQTVLTSFPENPYFNNYMDWQEFKMKNSVDLPVYLIQKGKNLYKIYQSEIYLKDDPIIVWRTHLGVYEFEKGLFF, from the coding sequence ATGCAAGATTTAGCTAAATCTTCTGGTCTTACGCTTGAAGAACATACGGGTAATGTAATTTCTGAAGGACAACGAATAGTTGAAAGTTACCCGTTTGTCATGGAAAAATATCAATCCATTACAAATCAGAATTTAGCTAAACGATTAGAAGGAGCTTGCAAATTCCATGATGTTGGTAAAAGTCATAGAAGATGGCAAACGGCTTGTCAAAAAGATTATCAAGTGTTTTTAGATTGGCAAAAAGAAAATGGGGGGTATTTTAATGACTTTCAAAAAGCTATTAAAAATACAGGGCAACATTTGATGAACGCACACATTAGGCACGAAATTTCATCTGTAGTTAAATGCCAAAATTTACCTAATCCTATACTTTCGGCTATTGCTGCACATCATGGTAAACTATCAAAACAACATGAAAGTAAATGGCTTGATGATAAATGGAAAATAGAAGGCAGCAAAAAAGTATGGGATAAATTTGCATCACTAAGCAACGATTATGTCTTAAAAGCAGCTTTTCGATTTCGTGAAGTTTTACAACGTCATTATGAATTTGCTGGTGTTCGTGGCTTACTACAATTAGCGGATGTTCGGGCAAGTATTTCTGAAAATGGCGGTTTTATTCCTGAGTTTAAGTGGTTTGAATATAATTTTCCAAAAGATTGGGCAAAACGACCAGTTCAACAAATTGCAGAGGAAAACTGGCAAGATGATTTATTATTAATTCGAGCACCTACGGGAGCAGGAAAAACGGCTGCCTCTTTGCTTTGGGCTAATCAACAAATTCAAAATAATCGTGCTGACCGCTTGATTATTGCGATGCCTACACGATTTACGTCTAATGCTTTGGCAATTAGTGTAAAAGATGATTTATCAGAAACGGGTTTGTATCATTCGAGTGCATGGTTTAAAGAATTTCACGAGAAATCGAAAGAAAGCAAAGAAGCCAAACATGAGGCTAAAATGCTTCACGAATTTGCACGGAAATTATTAACGCCTGTTACAGTTTGTACGATTGACCATTTATTGATGTGTTTGACGCTTTCGAGAGAAGACCATCATTCAATTGCTTTTAATTTAGCTCATAGTTGCGTAGTCATTGATGAAGCGGATTTTTATGATGATTTTACACAAGCGAATATTTTGGTTTTATTGGAAGCCTTGAATGAATGGAAAGTTCCTGTAATGATTATGAGTGCTTCGCTGCCTGCGTCTTCCTTAAAAATGTATCAATCAACAGGTTATAAAGCACACGAAATTAAAGAGGATACTTCTGATAATACAAGACATCGTTGCGAAGTCAAGAGTATTCAAAAATATGAAAAGGTCGAGGAGTTATCTAAATTATTAATAAAATGTAAGGAACAACCAGCTATTATTTACGCCAATACAGTTGCTAAAGCTATTAATTTTTATGATTGGTTTAAAAAGAATACCAAAATTGAACCGATGCTTTATCATAGTCGATTTACCGAACCTGATAAACTGAAAAAGGAAAAGGTTTTAATTGACAATTTAGGTAAAAAGGCATGGGAAAATGGAACTGCAAATGGTGTAGCTATTCTTACACAGATTGGCGAAATGAGTATTAACATTAGTGCTGATTTGATGATTAGCGATGTTTGTCCGATTGATAGATTAGTGCAACGTGCAGGTCGTCTTTGCCGATTTGATAAGAAAAAAATAGGTAATTTACACGTCATAATTCCATATCAAACCAAAAAAGAAGAACGAAATATTTATCCAGCACCTTACGGTACTATGGAAAAACGAACATGGGTGATTAGTCCTGCTTTGGAAAAGACAATTGACCTTTTGAAATTACAGCCATATTCTGCACAAGATTTTGTTGATTTCATTAATGTAGTCTATGAAAAGTTAGATGATTTTAGCCTTAGAGCAAAGGATAATGCAAAATTATTAAAATTACAATTCGCAAGGAATTGGATTGTGTTACCCGAAGCAAATAGTGAGGTTGATGATACGGAAACTGTTTTTTGGAAAAGCCGAGATATTCGTAATAACCAAACTGTCTTAACTTCATTTCCAGAAAATCCATATTTTAATAATTATATGGATTGGCAAGAATTTAAAATGAAAAATTCGGTGGATTTACCTGTGTATCTTATTCAAAAAGGTAAAAATTTATACAAGATTTATCAATCTGAAATCTATTTGAAAGATGACCCAATAATAGTTTGGCGAACACACTTAGGCGTTTATGAATTTGAAAAAGGTCTTTTTTTCTGA
- the cas6 gene encoding CRISPR-associated endoribonuclease Cas6: MRFRLTLNNPTSQTLIGWNYNYLVMAWMYQKLEAVDPEYARFLHQEGYKSDENNKKFKYMSFSPFHFEKKSGQFTAAGPKGLVIHASQFYLDLSFYVPKAAEKFILGVFRDQRLPLYNDRFRAEFQISQISTLPEPGFSPTMQYQAWAPVVVEKHSEEKKYGDYLPPNHPDFGRLMAINLSDKYFNATGQRVQPEEIIYELKSPGKNFKTRKISIKENSREETELKGYLNFDFTLKAPLEVQKCGYYSGFGRFNTEGMGMVKTTF, encoded by the coding sequence ATGAGATTCAGATTAACATTGAACAACCCGACAAGCCAAACCCTAATAGGCTGGAACTACAACTATCTGGTGATGGCCTGGATGTACCAGAAACTGGAGGCAGTGGACCCAGAATACGCAAGATTTCTGCATCAGGAAGGATACAAGTCAGATGAGAACAATAAGAAGTTTAAGTACATGAGTTTTTCACCGTTTCATTTTGAGAAAAAGAGCGGGCAGTTTACCGCCGCCGGGCCCAAAGGACTCGTCATTCATGCTTCCCAGTTTTATTTGGATTTGTCTTTTTACGTACCCAAAGCAGCTGAGAAATTCATTCTCGGAGTTTTCAGAGACCAGCGATTACCACTTTATAATGACCGTTTTCGGGCGGAGTTTCAGATTTCACAGATAAGTACGCTTCCGGAGCCTGGGTTTAGTCCTACTATGCAATATCAAGCTTGGGCTCCTGTGGTAGTTGAAAAGCATAGCGAAGAAAAAAAGTATGGCGATTACCTTCCGCCCAACCATCCTGATTTTGGAAGACTTATGGCGATCAACCTAAGCGATAAATATTTTAATGCCACCGGGCAGAGGGTACAGCCTGAAGAAATAATATACGAACTCAAAAGCCCTGGAAAAAACTTTAAAACCCGAAAAATAAGCATCAAAGAAAACAGCCGTGAAGAAACCGAACTGAAAGGCTATCTAAACTTTGACTTCACCCTTAAAGCACCCTTAGAAGTTCAAAAATGCGGATATTATAGTGGTTTTGGGCGGTTTAATACGGAGGGGATGGGGATGGTTAAAACTACTTTTTAA
- the cas5p gene encoding type I-PGING CRISPR-associated protein Cas5p: MKPDLSMLFRKPKKNKQVILTIEPLAPLSIVSTLPGSYYKSLDKPTKANLCGMFENVLGWHIGPKDRSKILKEMKRVYKKSFKLTDFEVVSSAVGYTSLLGHLFDTELPLVPSIIARYDDLWTQQLKHDDARHIKGTANLSYHLIKEKLKLPTDDKGKVSDKDYGDFLKGNYSKFPMYYTSPTPREFIVFDGNYQIKLSISSHLLEGLEQSLQENNLAYLGTNEGWVDLSFKEI, translated from the coding sequence ATGAAACCAGACCTTTCAATGCTATTTAGAAAGCCTAAAAAAAATAAACAGGTGATATTAACAATTGAGCCTCTAGCTCCGCTTTCAATAGTGAGTACACTACCTGGTTCTTATTACAAAAGTTTAGACAAACCTACAAAAGCAAATTTATGCGGAATGTTTGAAAACGTATTAGGGTGGCATATTGGGCCAAAGGACCGAAGTAAAATTTTAAAAGAGATGAAAAGGGTATACAAGAAGTCTTTTAAATTGACTGATTTTGAAGTGGTATCTTCGGCAGTTGGTTATACTTCTTTGTTAGGCCATCTTTTTGATACAGAATTACCTTTAGTGCCATCAATTATTGCGAGATACGATGATCTATGGACTCAACAACTCAAACACGATGATGCAAGACATATAAAAGGCACTGCTAATTTGAGTTATCATTTGATTAAGGAAAAACTCAAACTTCCTACTGATGATAAGGGAAAAGTAAGCGACAAGGACTATGGCGATTTTTTAAAGGGAAATTATTCTAAATTTCCAATGTACTATACCTCACCAACTCCACGAGAATTTATTGTCTTTGACGGGAATTATCAAATTAAGCTGTCAATTAGCTCTCATCTTTTAGAAGGTTTAGAACAATCATTACAAGAAAACAACCTTGCTTATCTGGGTACAAATGAGGGCTGGGTAGATTTATCATTTAAAGAAATTTAA
- a CDS encoding histidine kinase produces MNRQPLQVKTFPLEDIKALEIQTIRGNLTCLSHNENEVRVEVYASRLSFGSWTWEDVDKFQFDSLGYKTLKADQVLHIYRSKTDFSGYLSFLERTDVSFRIYVPRQFQCTLITDLGDIRISGIEGTQRFRTRFGSVFLNNLKGSMLSLGKNLGRRLVVENCHGHVQFSSGGSSLEVRNSSGNHDYHSDGGNIRITNFEGKLNCKTRGGNIAADAFRGDLKCTTWGGNIELHKLYGNVAANTMGGNIKVFAEQIQNYLWLETSGGNVRLTFNEQQRMDLEATGSRVREKGRIHFTGQKNKAKWRGKVNQGGANVRLKTAGGNVTMEAFPSAHVPEDRSWSTEYEPFESSGITEPTMAAPKFSAPKKKARRKAPKRPKEKIRPTLKQPFKNLSEWLVVFVAVVLMVYGFNTILYFTTQLISSGGTTTESSIEIGGVFYMNMINGIIAFVSFLLFVSYFDHHFRIMYVKYMVLFGLCFVLYMLVHGTLINVLNRMDSPTGFWAAYKFMVEEPEDSSGSPLLAILFAFVPAAAALAIYAFYNRSEHLNRRISEQEIQLLNLEKLKTKAQLNALEARINPHFLYNSLNSIASLIHESPDQAEDMTIELSKLFRATTGRKNESVHSITEEIELVKSYLAIEKMRFGDRLQYRIDVDHTLNDCRIPRFLLQPLVENAIKHGISKISEHGVIEIDIHEKEDEKFSIEIHDNGPAFGQAISGGYGLKSVQDKLDLFYDGNASLTIVDEPKKTLSILIDKNHAL; encoded by the coding sequence ATGAACAGGCAGCCACTTCAAGTCAAAACGTTTCCGCTCGAGGATATAAAAGCCCTCGAGATTCAGACCATTCGTGGCAACCTCACTTGTCTGTCCCATAATGAAAATGAGGTACGTGTAGAAGTGTATGCCAGTCGGCTTTCCTTCGGATCCTGGACATGGGAAGATGTGGACAAATTCCAATTCGATTCATTGGGCTACAAAACCCTTAAAGCCGATCAAGTACTGCACATTTACCGCAGCAAAACCGATTTCTCTGGCTATTTGAGTTTCTTGGAACGCACCGATGTCTCCTTCCGAATATATGTGCCTCGTCAATTTCAATGCACTTTGATCACCGACTTGGGCGATATCCGCATTTCGGGCATAGAGGGCACGCAGCGTTTTCGTACCCGATTTGGCAGCGTATTTTTAAACAACTTGAAAGGCTCTATGCTCTCTCTGGGCAAAAACCTTGGGCGTAGATTGGTTGTGGAAAACTGTCACGGTCATGTGCAGTTCAGTTCGGGCGGAAGCAGCCTTGAAGTGAGAAACAGCAGCGGAAATCACGATTATCACAGCGACGGAGGCAATATTCGTATCACCAATTTCGAAGGAAAACTGAATTGCAAAACACGCGGAGGAAACATTGCTGCGGATGCTTTTCGGGGAGATTTGAAATGCACCACTTGGGGTGGCAATATCGAACTGCATAAATTATACGGCAATGTGGCGGCCAACACAATGGGTGGCAATATCAAGGTGTTTGCCGAGCAAATCCAAAATTACCTGTGGCTCGAAACCAGCGGCGGCAATGTGCGGCTCACTTTCAACGAGCAACAAAGAATGGATTTGGAGGCCACCGGAAGCCGTGTACGAGAAAAGGGACGCATTCATTTCACGGGACAAAAAAACAAAGCCAAATGGCGGGGAAAAGTGAACCAAGGCGGGGCAAATGTACGCCTGAAAACAGCCGGGGGCAACGTGACCATGGAGGCTTTTCCCTCTGCACACGTTCCCGAAGATCGCTCCTGGTCGACGGAATATGAACCCTTCGAAAGCTCAGGCATTACCGAGCCCACGATGGCTGCACCGAAGTTTTCTGCACCCAAGAAAAAAGCCCGAAGAAAAGCCCCAAAACGGCCGAAAGAGAAGATTCGCCCTACATTGAAACAACCTTTCAAAAACCTCAGCGAATGGTTGGTTGTTTTTGTCGCGGTGGTGCTCATGGTCTACGGCTTCAACACGATTTTGTACTTTACTACGCAGCTCATCAGTTCGGGTGGTACAACCACAGAATCGTCCATTGAAATTGGCGGAGTATTTTATATGAACATGATCAACGGCATAATCGCCTTTGTTTCGTTCTTGCTTTTTGTTTCCTATTTCGACCATCATTTTCGCATAATGTATGTCAAATACATGGTGCTCTTCGGATTGTGCTTCGTCCTGTACATGCTGGTGCACGGCACATTGATCAATGTGCTGAACAGAATGGACAGCCCAACGGGTTTTTGGGCGGCCTATAAATTTATGGTAGAAGAACCTGAAGACAGTTCGGGCTCGCCGCTTTTGGCCATATTGTTTGCCTTTGTTCCTGCGGCAGCCGCATTGGCCATATATGCCTTTTACAACCGCAGCGAACACCTCAACAGACGTATTTCTGAGCAAGAAATTCAGCTTTTGAACCTCGAAAAACTGAAAACCAAGGCTCAACTGAATGCCCTAGAAGCCCGGATTAATCCACACTTTCTTTACAATTCGCTGAACAGCATCGCCAGTTTGATTCACGAGAGCCCGGACCAGGCCGAAGACATGACCATCGAACTCTCCAAACTTTTCAGGGCCACCACGGGCCGCAAAAACGAAAGTGTGCACAGCATTACCGAAGAAATAGAACTGGTCAAATCCTATCTGGCCATAGAGAAAATGCGTTTCGGAGATCGACTTCAATACCGCATCGATGTTGACCACACATTGAACGACTGCCGCATTCCGCGTTTTCTGTTGCAGCCCTTGGTCGAAAATGCCATCAAACACGGCATTTCCAAAATCAGCGAACACGGTGTGATCGAAATCGATATTCACGAAAAAGAAGACGAAAAATTCTCAATAGAAATTCACGACAATGGTCCCGCTTTCGGACAAGCCATCAGTGGAGGCTACGGATTGAAAAGTGTGCAGGATAAACTCGACCTCTTCTACGATGGGAACGCAAGCCTGACAATTGTGGACGAGCCTAAAAAAACATTGAGCATCTTAATCGACAAAAACCATGCTTTATAA
- the cas8c gene encoding type I-PGING CRISPR-associated protein Cas8c/Csp2, with protein sequence MEYLHPYSRYGLALVLEENGLNSPEEVSHEHLRNELIRGLGHFRLKPAETYEGAENVIFHYMTYEFIQSNSVFQNKGNTDEGIFLCPNIITSDKGAGQLWSGTNSILEKLNGQDETNENLTMSVFAASAKFNNGKKSQSTPKALLSEVACAAITNTTPFKPCLAYRVLKGGKTERSNTAIIPDLSLGKMVLFISLFKSMQSDVRKDLMIGRVFPETKGKGEKAKTIFKPWRPKIFNGNFPNPPQSSALGSVALLGAIGEWSKKANRWADGKAVLESLKNVPIYLVSYGSAKVYNFNHYIIDLAKEDKLNTIIDSVYYTKLFNTDNRSQNKNEYQVYDLLASRFLQLFNRPAFLDFLAFRGEYPNQIENLFITYFTKMEKIPIEIVQSAKILGSWLNYAAYLAAKNDKDNKTADDFKKAKSKFLVELESSAFSARRGDALVFQVIRRAALLSSSDAPSEADLYIEKTCSGELSLDVAKNLVIAFSRLKSKYQKSPEVEEEKDDNSEEDSSIDTSEYNED encoded by the coding sequence ATGGAATATTTACATCCTTATAGTCGGTATGGATTGGCTCTAGTATTAGAAGAGAATGGGTTGAATAGTCCTGAGGAAGTAAGTCATGAACATTTACGTAATGAATTGATAAGAGGGTTAGGCCATTTTAGATTGAAACCTGCTGAAACATATGAAGGGGCTGAAAATGTCATATTTCACTACATGACTTATGAATTTATCCAATCAAATAGTGTATTCCAAAATAAAGGCAACACAGATGAAGGCATTTTTCTTTGCCCAAATATTATTACCTCTGATAAAGGAGCTGGGCAGTTATGGTCTGGAACGAACTCGATTCTAGAAAAATTGAATGGGCAAGATGAAACGAATGAGAATTTAACCATGAGTGTTTTCGCAGCATCGGCAAAATTCAATAATGGAAAAAAAAGCCAGAGCACTCCAAAAGCCTTATTGAGTGAAGTTGCCTGTGCTGCAATTACCAATACTACACCATTCAAACCCTGTTTAGCTTATAGAGTTTTGAAAGGCGGAAAAACAGAAAGAAGCAATACAGCAATTATTCCAGATTTGTCTTTAGGCAAAATGGTACTTTTCATTTCCTTATTTAAGAGCATGCAGTCGGATGTTAGAAAGGACTTAATGATTGGAAGAGTATTTCCCGAAACGAAGGGGAAAGGTGAAAAAGCAAAAACTATTTTCAAGCCTTGGCGACCTAAAATATTCAATGGAAATTTCCCAAATCCGCCACAAAGTAGTGCCTTGGGTAGTGTTGCTCTATTGGGAGCTATTGGTGAATGGTCCAAAAAAGCGAACAGGTGGGCAGATGGAAAAGCAGTTTTAGAAAGCCTTAAAAATGTACCAATATATTTAGTGAGCTATGGTAGTGCAAAAGTTTACAATTTCAATCATTACATAATTGATTTGGCAAAAGAAGATAAACTGAATACAATAATTGATTCGGTTTATTACACCAAACTCTTTAATACTGACAACCGAAGTCAAAATAAAAATGAGTATCAGGTTTATGATCTTTTGGCGAGTCGTTTCTTGCAACTGTTTAATAGGCCTGCATTCCTAGACTTTTTAGCATTTCGTGGAGAATATCCAAATCAAATAGAAAATTTATTCATAACATATTTTACAAAAATGGAAAAGATACCGATTGAGATAGTCCAGTCCGCTAAAATACTTGGTAGTTGGTTAAATTATGCTGCATATTTAGCTGCCAAAAATGATAAGGATAATAAAACCGCTGATGATTTCAAAAAAGCCAAATCCAAATTTTTAGTAGAACTCGAAAGTTCAGCGTTTTCTGCAAGACGTGGCGATGCTCTTGTTTTTCAAGTTATTAGAAGAGCAGCTTTACTATCATCATCTGACGCTCCTTCGGAAGCTGACCTGTATATCGAAAAAACATGCTCTGGTGAATTATCACTTGATGTTGCGAAAAATTTAGTCATTGCTTTTTCAAGGTTGAAAAGTAAATATCAAAAATCACCTGAGGTAGAAGAAGAAAAAGATGACAACTCTGAAGAGGATAGTAGCATAGATACCTCTGAATACAATGAAGATTAA
- a CDS encoding LytR/AlgR family response regulator transcription factor, with amino-acid sequence MLYKTILIDDEPLAISRLNRLLGQYPEVFDCIDTATNGQEGLEKIERLKPDLIFLDIEMPLLNGFEMLENLAFKPRVIFCTAYDQYAIQAFEENSIDYLLKPVEKERLAKTVEKLKGLGKPQDHQLNNQMLQELLAQIKPKEELHSLAVKQGEKILFVKLNEVCFFHAEDKYVFLNTQEGKQYLTNHTITSLAEKLPDIFVQISRSAIVNKTCISSLEKGFKGKFHLQMTDAKHSQLESGSSFGQNLKDLVEW; translated from the coding sequence ATGCTTTATAAAACCATCTTGATCGACGATGAACCCTTAGCCATTTCTCGCCTAAACAGGCTGCTCGGCCAATATCCCGAAGTTTTCGACTGTATAGATACCGCCACAAACGGACAAGAAGGCCTTGAAAAAATAGAAAGACTAAAACCAGATCTCATTTTTCTCGATATAGAAATGCCCTTGCTCAATGGCTTCGAAATGCTCGAAAACTTGGCGTTCAAGCCGCGGGTAATTTTCTGCACAGCCTACGATCAATATGCCATTCAGGCCTTTGAAGAAAACAGCATAGATTACCTTCTAAAACCCGTGGAAAAAGAGCGTTTGGCGAAAACCGTAGAAAAACTCAAAGGCTTGGGCAAACCACAAGACCACCAATTGAACAACCAAATGTTGCAAGAACTTTTGGCTCAGATCAAACCCAAAGAAGAATTGCACAGCTTGGCCGTGAAACAAGGCGAAAAAATACTCTTTGTAAAGTTGAACGAAGTCTGTTTTTTCCATGCCGAAGACAAGTACGTCTTCCTAAACACACAGGAAGGGAAACAATACCTGACCAATCACACGATTACCAGTTTAGCCGAAAAACTGCCCGATATTTTCGTACAAATCAGCCGTTCGGCCATTGTCAACAAAACCTGCATATCTTCGCTTGAAAAAGGTTTCAAAGGCAAATTCCACCTGCAAATGACCGACGCAAAACACAGTCAGCTCGAATCCGGCAGCAGCTTCGGCCAAAACCTAAAAGACCTGGTGGAGTGGTGA
- the cas7p gene encoding type I-PGING CRISPR-associated protein Cas7/Csp1 — MEIKGILISSVAVFENHIANGGEKLLGNASSIKRRPDGKVYVSGQMQRHVLFSAIDRLNREDENNGNTFVSNGDGISNQIEKDIRADLGGFMHPSKGDYSGRRTAPLTVTPAVALNQSEVGRDLLIRLQHNVKGDKVYSNGYVNRLDSNDQDAADPKKQALATREFSEIDLMHMNFFLDVSTLGLSKVFEYENNFHINTAFIKHTPETERLRRVNLFIEATRSMNDYANQARNAVSGEPQRVLIVFDAKLSRKASRYFTGNDIEKANILKELKARGAKYFLGDDTQGGTSVWEAYSQALKFLADSTLYDPNNGDENIRTFAEVFENAE, encoded by the coding sequence ATGGAGATTAAAGGAATATTAATATCAAGTGTAGCTGTTTTTGAAAACCATATCGCTAATGGAGGTGAAAAACTACTAGGAAATGCATCTTCAATCAAAAGAAGACCAGATGGAAAAGTTTATGTTTCCGGTCAAATGCAACGTCATGTTTTGTTTAGTGCGATTGACCGTTTAAATCGTGAAGATGAAAACAATGGAAACACTTTTGTTTCAAACGGTGACGGTATCAGTAACCAAATTGAAAAGGACATTAGGGCAGATTTGGGTGGTTTTATGCACCCTTCGAAAGGTGATTATTCGGGGCGTCGAACCGCTCCTCTTACAGTTACGCCTGCTGTGGCACTTAACCAAAGTGAGGTTGGGCGTGATTTATTAATCCGCTTGCAACATAATGTAAAAGGTGATAAAGTCTATTCAAATGGATACGTGAATAGATTAGATTCTAATGACCAAGATGCGGCAGACCCGAAAAAACAAGCATTAGCCACAAGAGAATTTAGTGAAATTGATTTGATGCACATGAATTTCTTTTTAGACGTGAGTACACTTGGACTTTCAAAAGTCTTTGAATATGAAAACAATTTTCACATCAACACAGCTTTCATTAAACATACGCCAGAAACAGAAAGACTTAGAAGAGTAAATTTATTTATTGAAGCTACTCGCTCAATGAATGATTATGCGAATCAAGCGAGAAATGCCGTAAGTGGCGAGCCTCAAAGAGTTTTGATAGTCTTTGACGCCAAATTGAGTAGAAAAGCATCAAGATATTTTACGGGAAATGATATAGAGAAAGCTAACATTCTAAAGGAATTGAAAGCAAGAGGGGCGAAATATTTCTTAGGTGATGATACACAAGGCGGAACAAGTGTATGGGAAGCATATTCACAAGCACTTAAATTTTTAGCAGATTCAACTTTATACGATCCGAATAATGGTGATGAAAATATCAGAACCTTTGCAGAGGTATTTGAAAATGCGGAGTGA
- the cas4 gene encoding CRISPR-associated protein Cas4, with protein MNIIATHINYLHICHRKLWLFVNGINMEHSSDLVYEGKHIGEHSYNQRSPKFREVELEGAKIDFFDPQTKTIHETKKSNAFEKAHVAQVRYYQYLLHHNGVLETRGIIEYPKQRKRIEIEPLNSNDFTEIENWVKAVRAIGNEIEMPNRKDKPSKCKNCSYFDFCWISENE; from the coding sequence TTGAATATTATCGCCACACATATTAACTACCTCCACATCTGTCATAGAAAACTCTGGCTATTTGTGAATGGAATCAATATGGAACATTCCTCTGATCTGGTGTATGAGGGAAAACATATCGGTGAACACTCCTATAATCAACGAAGCCCTAAATTCAGGGAGGTGGAGCTGGAAGGAGCCAAAATCGACTTTTTTGACCCACAGACTAAGACTATCCACGAAACCAAAAAGTCAAACGCCTTTGAAAAAGCCCATGTGGCACAAGTAAGGTATTATCAATATTTGCTTCATCATAATGGCGTGCTGGAAACCAGAGGTATTATTGAGTACCCCAAACAGCGAAAGCGAATTGAAATAGAGCCATTGAATTCTAACGATTTTACAGAAATTGAAAATTGGGTAAAGGCAGTAAGGGCCATTGGAAATGAGATTGAAATGCCCAACCGTAAAGACAAGCCTTCTAAATGCAAAAACTGCAGCTATTTCGATTTTTGCTGGATTTCAGAAAATGAATAA
- a CDS encoding helix-turn-helix transcriptional regulator, which translates to MSAAPHDVSSKKRVLELLKILIENPGYYTKKELSALFQVSVDTISRDFEDLRNAGFTLDCDTKYRYYLTQEKATDLIEDLLILCEAEKQQIRNALVLSIPETKAKRIANKLENLTSLPRLGNTIFTKPYLQKTNLLFKAMRDKQKVVLHNYKSTNSNTHSDRLTEPFHVSPEEDILHAFDLDRHQIRHFRISRIERVTQLNEDWANEGLHNIIATDIFKIANKDQVKVHVRIKTGGYNELIERYPLSKGCLSPSADKEDEYDLECMVNRNFYGLQNFLLGYHEYVVEILENEELRQHMNKKLKNISY; encoded by the coding sequence ATGAGTGCCGCTCCTCATGATGTATCCAGCAAAAAAAGAGTTCTTGAATTACTCAAAATCCTGATTGAAAATCCGGGATACTATACAAAGAAAGAATTATCAGCCCTTTTTCAGGTAAGCGTAGATACAATAAGCCGTGATTTTGAGGACCTGAGAAATGCCGGCTTTACACTGGACTGTGACACGAAATACCGTTATTATCTCACTCAGGAAAAAGCAACTGATTTAATTGAAGACCTGCTCATTTTATGTGAAGCAGAAAAGCAGCAGATTAGAAATGCTTTAGTTTTGAGTATTCCTGAGACTAAAGCAAAACGTATCGCAAACAAGCTTGAAAATTTAACAAGTCTTCCCAGGCTAGGTAACACTATTTTCACGAAGCCGTATCTCCAGAAAACCAACTTACTTTTCAAAGCCATGCGTGATAAACAAAAGGTGGTTTTACATAACTATAAATCCACGAACAGTAACACGCATTCCGATCGCCTAACTGAGCCCTTTCACGTGTCACCGGAGGAAGACATTCTGCATGCCTTTGACCTGGATCGCCATCAAATCAGGCACTTTCGTATAAGCCGTATCGAACGTGTCACCCAACTAAACGAAGACTGGGCAAACGAGGGGCTGCACAATATCATCGCCACAGACATATTCAAGATAGCCAATAAGGATCAGGTCAAAGTACACGTCCGCATAAAAACGGGAGGATATAATGAGCTGATTGAAAGATATCCATTATCAAAAGGATGCCTCTCCCCCAGTGCTGACAAAGAAGACGAATACGATTTGGAATGCATGGTCAACCGGAATTTCTATGGCCTTCAAAATTTCCTTCTCGGTTACCACGAGTATGTGGTTGAGATTCTGGAGAATGAAGAGCTACGGCAGCACATGAACAAAAAACTAAAAAATATCAGCTATTAG